A stretch of the Veillonella parvula DSM 2008 genome encodes the following:
- the nifJ gene encoding pyruvate:ferredoxin (flavodoxin) oxidoreductase gives MSRKFKTMDGNQAAAHVSYGFTEVAAIYPITPSSPMPEHIDEWAASGRKNIFGNTVQVVEMQSEAGAAAATHGSLQAGALTTTFTSSQGLLLMLPNLYKVAGELLPGVFQVAARALAAHALAIFGDHQDVMAARAAGCAMLAESSVQEVMDLSAVAHLTAIKTRVPFINFFDGFRTSHEIQKIQIWDYEDLKPLVDMDAVKAFRKNALNPDAPVTRGTAENPDVYFQHREASNKFYLNVPDVVEHYMNEVNKLAGTNYQLFNYHGAPDATDVVVTMGSSAQVVESTVDYLNKLGRKVGFINVHLFRPFATDRLLKALPKTVERIAVLDRTKEPGALAEPLFLDVQAAVVDGGRNVKVIAGRYGLSSKDVIPADIVAVFDNLAAENGKKFFTLGINDDVTFLSLDRAEGVEVETPGLTECKFWGFGSDGTVGANKSAIKIIGDHTDMYAQAYFDYDSKKSGGVTMSHLRFGKNPINLPYLITEPQFVACHRQSYVHEYDLIRGIKKGGTFLLNCTWSPEELDEHLPAKLRRQIAEKELNFYIINAAKIASEIGLGGRINMVTQAAFFKLTEIIPVDDAVKYLKESVVTSYGKKGQNIVDMNNAAIDQGVGALVKVDVPASWKDAVDNGNHAAKPGCESCPSFVQNIAQPINAQAGYDLPVSTFSGYEDGTLPAGTAKFEKRGPALFVPKWLPENCIQCNQCSFVCPHATIRPILATEAEVAAAPEHFDTIPALGAKDLQFRIAVSPLDCLGCGNCVDICPAPKGKAIVMTSIDTEIEQAEAWNYGVNLPVKENPMKKETVKGSQFEQPLFEFSGACAGCGETPYAKLLTQLFGDRMMIANATGCSSIWGASMPASPYTTNQQGHGPSWANSLFEDNAEYGYGMYIGVKKIRQQLVELASKAVETATGELKEALEQWIEFANLGAATRQRSERLVAAIEAEGATTPELKEILEKKQFLIKRSHWIFGGDGWAYDIGFGGVDHVLASGEDINIFVFDTEVYSNTGGQASKSTNVAAVAQFAASGKRTKKKDLGMMAMSYGYVYVAQVAMGADKNQLMKAVAEAEAYPGPSLIIAYSPCINHGIKAGMGKAQEEQRKAVAAGYWDLYRYNPQLKEEGKNPFSLDSKEPTESFQDFLKGEVRYASLAKAAPDVAEELFAKTEQDAKERRLSYVRLQKGFEDVK, from the coding sequence ATCACTCCATCTTCTCCAATGCCAGAACACATTGATGAATGGGCTGCATCTGGTCGAAAAAACATCTTCGGCAACACTGTTCAAGTTGTAGAAATGCAATCTGAAGCAGGTGCTGCTGCTGCAACCCACGGTTCTTTACAAGCTGGTGCATTAACAACAACTTTCACATCTTCCCAAGGTTTGTTATTGATGCTTCCTAACTTATATAAAGTAGCAGGCGAATTACTTCCAGGTGTATTCCAAGTAGCTGCTCGTGCATTGGCTGCACATGCTTTGGCTATCTTTGGTGACCACCAAGACGTAATGGCTGCTCGTGCAGCTGGCTGTGCTATGTTAGCTGAATCCTCTGTACAAGAAGTAATGGACTTGTCCGCTGTAGCTCACTTGACAGCTATTAAAACTCGCGTACCTTTCATCAACTTCTTTGACGGTTTCCGTACATCCCACGAAATTCAAAAAATTCAAATCTGGGACTATGAAGATTTAAAACCATTGGTTGACATGGATGCTGTTAAAGCTTTCCGTAAAAATGCTTTGAATCCAGATGCTCCTGTAACTCGTGGTACTGCTGAAAACCCTGACGTTTACTTCCAACATCGTGAAGCATCCAACAAATTCTACTTGAACGTTCCTGACGTTGTAGAACACTACATGAACGAAGTTAACAAATTGGCAGGTACTAACTACCAATTGTTCAACTACCATGGTGCTCCTGATGCTACTGACGTTGTTGTAACTATGGGCTCTTCCGCTCAAGTTGTAGAATCCACTGTTGATTACCTCAACAAATTGGGCCGCAAAGTTGGTTTTATCAACGTTCATTTGTTCCGCCCATTCGCAACAGATCGTTTGTTGAAAGCTCTTCCTAAAACTGTAGAACGCATTGCAGTTCTTGACCGTACTAAAGAACCAGGTGCTTTGGCTGAACCATTGTTCTTAGACGTACAAGCAGCTGTAGTTGACGGTGGCCGTAATGTAAAAGTTATCGCTGGTCGTTATGGTTTGAGCTCCAAAGACGTTATCCCTGCAGATATCGTTGCTGTATTCGATAACTTAGCTGCTGAAAATGGCAAGAAATTCTTCACATTGGGTATCAATGATGATGTTACATTCTTGTCCTTAGATCGTGCTGAAGGCGTAGAAGTTGAAACTCCAGGCTTGACTGAATGTAAATTCTGGGGCTTCGGTTCTGACGGTACAGTTGGTGCGAATAAATCCGCTATCAAAATCATCGGTGACCACACTGATATGTATGCTCAAGCATACTTTGACTACGACTCCAAAAAATCTGGTGGCGTAACAATGTCTCACCTTCGTTTTGGTAAAAACCCAATCAACTTGCCTTACTTGATTACTGAACCTCAATTCGTAGCATGTCACCGTCAATCTTATGTACATGAATACGACTTGATTCGCGGCATCAAAAAAGGCGGTACATTCTTATTGAACTGTACTTGGTCTCCTGAAGAATTGGATGAACATTTACCTGCTAAATTACGTCGTCAAATCGCAGAAAAAGAATTGAACTTCTACATCATCAATGCTGCGAAAATCGCTTCCGAAATCGGTTTGGGCGGTCGTATCAACATGGTAACGCAAGCTGCATTCTTCAAATTGACTGAAATCATCCCGGTAGATGATGCTGTTAAATACCTTAAAGAATCCGTAGTAACTTCTTACGGTAAAAAAGGTCAAAATATCGTTGACATGAACAATGCCGCTATCGATCAAGGCGTTGGCGCTTTGGTAAAAGTAGATGTTCCTGCTAGCTGGAAAGACGCTGTTGATAATGGCAATCATGCGGCTAAACCTGGTTGCGAATCTTGCCCATCTTTCGTTCAAAATATTGCACAACCAATCAATGCACAAGCTGGTTATGATCTTCCTGTATCCACATTCTCTGGCTATGAAGATGGTACATTACCTGCTGGTACTGCTAAATTCGAAAAACGTGGTCCTGCATTGTTCGTTCCAAAATGGTTGCCTGAAAACTGTATTCAATGTAACCAATGTTCCTTCGTATGTCCACATGCTACAATTCGCCCAATTTTGGCAACTGAAGCAGAAGTGGCTGCAGCTCCAGAACATTTCGATACAATCCCTGCATTGGGTGCTAAAGATCTTCAATTCCGTATTGCTGTATCCCCACTAGATTGCTTGGGTTGCGGTAACTGTGTTGATATTTGTCCAGCGCCTAAGGGTAAAGCTATCGTGATGACATCCATCGATACTGAAATCGAACAAGCTGAAGCTTGGAACTATGGTGTTAACCTTCCTGTAAAAGAAAATCCTATGAAGAAGGAAACTGTTAAAGGTTCCCAATTTGAACAACCATTGTTCGAATTCTCCGGTGCTTGCGCAGGTTGTGGTGAAACTCCTTATGCTAAATTGTTAACTCAATTGTTCGGTGACCGTATGATGATTGCCAATGCAACTGGTTGTTCCTCTATCTGGGGTGCGTCCATGCCTGCATCTCCATACACAACTAACCAACAAGGTCATGGTCCTTCTTGGGCAAACTCCTTGTTCGAAGATAATGCTGAGTATGGTTATGGTATGTACATCGGCGTTAAGAAAATCCGCCAACAATTAGTAGAATTGGCTTCTAAAGCAGTTGAAACTGCTACTGGCGAATTGAAAGAAGCTTTGGAACAATGGATTGAATTCGCTAACCTTGGTGCAGCTACTCGCCAACGTTCCGAACGTCTAGTGGCAGCTATCGAAGCTGAAGGCGCTACAACTCCTGAATTGAAAGAAATTCTTGAGAAAAAACAATTCTTAATCAAACGTTCCCACTGGATCTTCGGTGGTGACGGTTGGGCATACGATATCGGCTTCGGCGGTGTTGACCATGTATTAGCTTCTGGCGAAGACATCAACATCTTCGTATTCGATACAGAAGTATATTCCAACACTGGTGGTCAAGCTTCCAAATCCACTAATGTAGCAGCAGTTGCACAATTCGCAGCTTCTGGTAAACGTACTAAGAAGAAAGACCTTGGCATGATGGCTATGTCTTATGGTTATGTATACGTAGCACAAGTAGCTATGGGTGCAGATAAAAACCAATTGATGAAAGCTGTTGCAGAAGCTGAAGCATATCCAGGTCCATCCTTGATTATCGCTTACAGCCCATGTATCAACCATGGTATCAAAGCTGGTATGGGTAAAGCTCAAGAAGAACAACGTAAAGCTGTTGCAGCTGGTTACTGGGATCTTTACAGATACAACCCTCAACTTAAAGAAGAAGGTAAAAATCCATTCTCCTTGGATTCCAAAGAACCAACTGAAAGCTTCCAAGACTTCCTTAAAGGTGAAGTACGTTACGCTTCCTTGGCTAAAGCAGCTCCAGACGTTGCAGAAGAATTGTTCGCTAAAACTGAACAAGATGCTAAAGAACGTCGCTTAAGCTATGTTCGTTTACAAAAAGGTTTTGAAGACGTAAAATAA